A region of Coccinella septempunctata chromosome 5, icCocSept1.1, whole genome shotgun sequence DNA encodes the following proteins:
- the LOC123314349 gene encoding probable RNA-binding protein EIF1AD, with amino-acid sequence MPRLVSRATTRKHIMREVYDYSPPAENQQIVKITASKGNNLHEIETADKTRFLVSMPMRYRHYMWVKRGSFVIIQPIHEGVKVKGEIVRVLIPQQIKNFKEDKIWPAAFYDKQELEESDDDNDDDIPMNTNRVQAMIEIYSDSDSSEDDPSDNDQSDDDDSVGET; translated from the coding sequence atgcCACGACTTGTGTCACGAGCAACTACAAGGAAGCACATCATGAGGGAAGTGTATGACTACTCACCACCTGCCGAAAATCAGCAAATAGTGAAAATAACGGCAAGCAAAGGGAACAATCTACACGAAATAGAGACCGCAGATAAAACCAGATTTCTTGTGTCCATGCCAATGAGATACCGCCACTACATGTGGGTTAAACGTGGTAGTTTTGTCATAATACAACCTATTCACGAAGGTGTTAAGGTCAAAGGTGAAATTGTTAGAGTTTTGATCCCCCAACAAATAAAGAATTTCAAGGAAGACAAAATATGGCCTGCTGCGTTCTATGACAAACAAGAATTGGAGGAGAGTGATGATGATAATGACGATGATATCCCAATGAATACTAACAGAGTACAAGCAATGATCGAAATTTACAGTGACAGTGATTCCAGTGAAGATGATCCTAGTGATAACGATCAGAGTGACGATGATGATAGTGTTGGTGAAACGTAA